The Candidatus Aquicultor sp. genome includes the window GAATTAAATCGCATGATACTTGACGGCAAACTCGATATAAGCCCGATGTCATCAATCGAGTTTTGTCGCAACCATAAAGACCTGATGCTCATGCCGCACTTGGCAGTTGCGGCCGACGGCGAGGTAAAGAGCATTCTCTTCGTAAGCAAAGTGCCGATTGAGGAAATGGACGGTCGTCCGGTAGCGCTAACAAGCTCATCGGCTACCTCGCAAGCGCTCACCAGGATTATCCTTAGGGATAAGTATAAGGTTTCGCCGAAGTATTTCGTATGCCCGCCCGACCTTCCCGAGATGCTCATGGAAGCGGACGGCGCTCTGCTTATCGGCGACGACGCGCTTCGCGTGCTCTACGATCCCCCGAAGGACCTGTATCTCTACGATCTTGGAATAGAATGGAAAGAGATGACCGGGCGTAAAATGGTATTCGCTGTGTGGGGAGTACGCCGCATATTTGCCGCAGAAAACCCGGAGCTGGTAGCGGAAGTGCAAGCGGCGTTTCTAAAATCGATGGAGTATTCGATAAACAAGGTCGATGAAATCGCTCAGGCTGCGGCACGTTGGGAAGCATTCGACGCCGGTTTTCTTAAAGAGTATTTTATGAGTTTGAAGTTCGATCTCGATTCGGCTTATCAGCAAGATCTGATGGCGTATGCGACGAGAGCGTATGAACTCGGCTTTATGCAGGAAATCCCGAAGCTCGAGTTTGTGGAGGGTAGTTAACTACATGGATCAATATCAGATACTCGGCGAGGTCGTGTACGGACGTCGTCTAACTGAAGAAGAGGCAATTTACCTGATCAACGAAGGAGATTTGCTGGCTATCGGTTCTGCGGCCAATAATATCCGCTCGCGCGATTATCCGGATACGGTCACATTTATCATCGACCGCAATATTAACTACACCAACATTTGCACGAGCAAGTGCAAGTTCTGTGCATTTTACCGCGATAAGGCAGACCCGGACGCATATCTCTTAAGCAAAGAAGAGATATTTATGAAGATCGAAGAGACGCTTGCGCTCGAAGGCACGCAGATAATGCTGCAGGGCGGGCTCAATCCCGATCTTACCATTGATTATTTCGAGGACCTCTTCAAAAGCATCAAAGGGCGCTATCCGATTGTCATTCACTCGCTCGGCGCACCGGAGGTCGCCTACATCGCGGAGATTTCAAAGATCGAAGTGGATGAAGCGCTCACACGTTTGCATAAAGCGGGGCTCGATTCATTGCCAGGCGCCGGCGCAGAGATTTTAGTCGATCACTACCGTAGCGCCGTAAGCCCGAATAAGGTATCGGCCAAACGTTGGCTCGAGGTAATGGAGCGGGCGCACCGTCTCGGTATCGAGAGTACGGCGACGATGATGATGGGCGGGCCCGATACGGTCGAGGACCGTGTCGAGCATATGAGTAAAATCCGAAGTTTGCAGGATAAAACCGGTGGTTTTCGGGCGTTTATCGCCTGGACGTACCAGCCGGGTTACACTGAACTCGGCGGTAAAACAATGTCGTCCAGACAGTATTTAAAGACGCTTGCCGTATCGCGGTTGTTCCTGGACAATTTCGATCACATTCAAGGTTCCTGGGTCACTCAGGGCAAAGACATAGGGCAGCTCAGTCTGTCGTTTGGTGCCGACGATCTGGGTAGCATCATGATTGAGGAGAACGTCGTGCGGGCAACCGGGGTGGCGTATGCCATGTCAAAAGAGGAGATCGTAGGCCTTATTCAAAGTACCGGCAAACACGCCGCCAGGCGAAATACAGTGTATGAAGTAATCGAGAGGTTTGATTAATGAACCATATACCGAACGCAAACTTTGCCGTAATCTGTGGGTCGAGCACGTTCTCGATACAGTTTCCTGAAGCGCTCAACGACCCCGGTATAGAAATTCTTGCTGATGGCCTTGTTTTTGAGACGCCGTATGGCGAGAGCCCTGTGTTTACGCTCTTCAAGCTAGATGAGAAGCGTGTGCTCACCTGTAAAATGCACGGTTGGCGTAGCGGGGTTACGCGAGCCGACGCTTCAAAGCAGGTATTTTGGGTGTTCCGTGAAGCCGGCGTTACAAATATTCTTGCCGAGGGCGGCGTCGGCGCAGTAAACCATCTGCTTAATCCGCGAGACGTTATCATACCGACCGATTACATCGACAACTCGATGCGAAAAGATGTAAGCCTCGGCTCCGATTATCTCCTTATCATGCGCAATGCTGTTTGCTCGGACCTGCATGAGGCGTTGTTTGAATCGGCGCAGAAGTACGCGATGGCGCGCATTTTTGAACGCGGTATTTACGCCAACACCGATGGGCGCCACTTTGAGAGCCCGGCTGAGGTTGCGGTACTCAATCAATGGGGCGCCGATGTCGTTGGGCAAAGCATCTGCCCCGAAGTATACCTCGCCCGTGAGATCGGCGCGTGCTATGCAGGTGTTTACCTGGTGGTTAACTATGCCGAGGGCATTGTCGAAGACTGGACGCATGAAGAACTAGCGGAAATATTCTACAGTGAATCCGAAATGGTTGGGAAAATTCTTGTCGACGCGTTACGAGCCGCTTCGCTTGAGCCGTCCTGCGAGTGCAAAGACCTGCGCAAACAAACGCTCCTTGCAGAGGAATCATAGATGATTTACACGTCGGACATCGTTCTTCCCATAACGCAAAACCCTATTAGAAAGGGAGCCGTTCTCGTTGAAAACGGCCTTATTGCAGCAGTTGGCGAGCGTGAATCACTTCTGCAGGCTCATCCCGATGAAAAAATCAAAGATTTTGGTTGTTCGATTCTCATGCCCGGCCTCGTTAACCTGCACGGCCATCTCGAGTGCTCATTATTTGAAGGGCTCGCGCAACCGACGCAATTTATCTCATGGCTGGAGGGAATAATTCAAGCGGGGCGTCGTCTGGACCAAGCAGGCTGGGTTGAAGCGGCGCGCCTCGGTGTAAGAAAGTACTTTGAGGCGGGGATAACCTGCACGGCCGACATAACCAGGTCGGGCGCGGGGGTTCTGGCGATGGCTGAGGTGAAAATGCCCGGTATTGTCTATATGGAGGCCGTGGCCATTGATAATAGCAATTTAGCTGATGCGGTTGTCGATATCCTTGGGCAGCTAAAAAGTGCTGAAATGATGGTCCAAACCGATACGTTTGCAATTGGGCTGTCACCTCATTCACCGTACACTCTCTCAGAGCCGGCGCTTAAGGCATGCATCGAAATAGCAAGCACGGGCAACCTACCGGTTACAACCCACCTCGCCGAAACACAAGCGGAATGTGAGCTGCTTCAGAATGGTTCCGGCGAGCTTGCCGTGTTAATGGGTAAACGCTTAAAGATCGATGCGATCGAGCGTGGGGGGTACGATACAACGCCGGCCCGGTATCTGGACCGGCTCGGAGTGCTGCAGCCCGGCCTAATTGCTGCCCACGGTGTTTGGCTGACCGCTGAAGATCTCGGGCTTTTAAAGGAAAAGGGCGTCTGTATTGCCGCTTGCCCTACATCCAATGAGCTACTCGGCACCGGCAAAGCCTCGATTTCGCAATTCTTCGAACAGGGGCTTGAATTCGGTATCGGTACCGATAGTGCAGCTAGCAATCCGCAGCTCGACCTTTTTGATGAAGCCAGAAAGATGTACCGGCTGTACAAAGAACAAACCGGCGGTGATGAACGGCTTACCGCACAACATATTATCCATAAACTTACAATCAATGCAGCCCAGGCGCTTGGTTTGGCAGATAAGCTCGGCTCCATCGAGCCTGGCAAACGGGCGGATTTCATTGGTGTCGATTGTGCGGGTGCCGTTAACGCCGGCAATGACGTCTACGCATTTATCCTCGAACATACCTCTAAAGCACAGGTTAATAATACGGTACTAGGCGGGAATCTCGTATATACGCGCTCGTAGATAGTGACGTAGCTTATCTGAGACGCCAAAGCCTGTACGATAACTTGAGATAAAAGACCAAACACTATTCAAAACTTCGTAGATTAATTCTATAATAGCAGCAGGGCCTAGAGGAGTAGCAATTGAATTAATTACCGAAGCATAGCTGAAGTTTTAACAGGGGTTAAACATGAGACGGAGTTCTAGCAGCACCGAGGCTTGGTATGCTTTGCTTGCGCTAATATGCGCAATTGCCGGTATCGGGGTCGGCCTTCGCTGGAAGGCTGGTCCGGCAGGCGGTCTTAACATGTTAAAGATTAACACCATAATATTTCCAATCGCCCTCATGTTCCTGTCGTCCCTCGTTACCTGGTTTATTACGGTCAATTATTCCAAAAAGAAACAGATCAGGTACCAGAAAGAGCTCGCCAAAAAAACAGTCCGCAAGACCTTCGAGTTGATGAAAACATCAAAACGCACACTCGATAACCTGGATGTCAAAGCAAATCGTATTATGAGCGCAAGCCCAGGTCCCACAATCGATAAAGCACTCTCATACGAGGTGCTTCAAAATATCCGCAATCAAATCGTCGAAATCTATAACGGGATGCGCATTTGCATTGAAGATTGGCGAGAGGTGCTCTCCGAGGAATTCGACGAGATAGAAAAGAAAGAGCGCATGCTCGACAAGCTTACGTTCGAGCATCTTTTCAAATCTCAGAAGTTAAAAGAGTACGAGCAAACGGGTACTGGTACCGAGAAAGAGATCCTGACGATTAAAGCCGACCTCGCCCGTATTGCCGAGCGGCAGCGAACATCGCAGATCGACATAATCAGCGAGTCGCGCAAACTCGTCGGCGCGCCGATCACCGCTATCACCAGTGTGGCCCAATCAGCTCCGGCCCAAATTATGCTGGAACAGCCGCAAAACCAGACGCTCTTCTTGAACGGCGACGAAAATAGCTAAATCCCCCGATAAAACGCTATAAAAACCCTGATTTTATCTTAATAACTCTAAAGCGAGGTATAAAACTGCCGATATATCTATTACAAGGTTTTGCATATTCCTTACCAGGGAATAAAAAATCGCCGCTCTTAATGCGAAAAAAGACAACCGATTGGTTGTGGGCTGTTCCAGGGGCATTATGAGTGGAAGGGATCAAAACCCGGCTTTTACCTAACTGCGTAGAGTAAAAGCCGGGTATTTCTTTGTCTTCCAGCACGTTTCTTAACATTTCAATTCGGGTAAATATACCCCGCAATCTGCAATTATACGCTTTGGCGATGTGGGCAAGCGGGTGAGCAGTTAGTTAGACGCAAAGCAAAAGGCATGCTCGCCCTATGATTCTACGCTGAATTGGGCTGCTTATTAAAGGGAGGGTATACATATGGTAGGAGAAGGAATTGTCAACGATGTGCTACGGGCGCTAGCTAACGATACTCGCATCGATGAGGCGCTGATTACAGCGGAAAGTGACGAACCCGGCGTCATTATACTCAGCGGCCAGGTAGATACATATAACGAGAAAATAATTGCCGAAGAAATTGCCGGCCGGGTGCGAGGTGTGCGCGATGTTATCGATAACATCGCCGTGGTACCGCCGGTAGTGCGCTCTGATTCCGAGATTGCCGAGAGCATCCGCACCAATCTAAAGTTGGATGCGTGGGTTGAGTGGCCCAGAGTCGACGTCGAGGTTATCGACGGAGTCGCCTTCTTGCGCGGCACGACTATTTCGCCGGTAGAGAAGCAGGAAGCGGAAAATGATGCCCGCTGGGCTGCCGGGGTCATAGACGTTGTTAATCATCTCATCGTAAAGCCCGAGATGAAAATCGCCGACGCTGAAGTCGCACGTGATGTCAGGGCTGCCCTCATAAAAAATACCAGGCTCGACTTGACCGAGATGGAAGTAGACGTGTCGGATGGCGTGGTTACACTCACCGGCGAAGTCCCGAACTTTACACAAAAACGGATTGCCGAATTCGTTGCGTTCTCGGTACCCGGCGTTGTTGATGTGGTCAACGAATTGCATGCGCACGGGATTCAAAGAAGGGTCGCTTAAGAGAAAGGACAGGCGTATGGTAGACTCGGTAAAGGTGTACTCGACGCCTACCTGAGCGTTTTGCACAATGCTCAAGAGGTATCTTGATGAAAGAGGCGTAAAGTACGAAGAGATCGATTTAGCGGCCGATCCGGAAAAGGTAAGCGAGCTCGTGGAAGTATCAGGACAGCTTGGAGTGCCTGTGACGGTCATCAACCGCCAAGTGATTGTCGGATTCGATCGCGGTAGCATAGACTCGGCGCTTGCGGCGTAACCGGCTACGGGAGGCTTCTATGCGAGATTTAGCAATAATTGGCGCCGGGCCAGCGGGAATGACGGCTGCGGTCTATGCGGCCCGCAAAAAGATCGACGTTGTTCTCACAACAAAAGACATCGGCGGCATGGCAGCCTGGAGTTCAGGGATAGAAAACTATATGGGCTATAATCTGATTTCCGGCCCTGAGCTTATGGCGAAGTTCGAAGATCAGGTTGCCGAGTTCGGTATACCGATTGAATACAAGCAGGTCGATAAAATCACAAAAGAGGATAATTTCTTTAATATCCATACGATTGAGGGTGATGCTCTAGAAGCAAAGAGCATCATTATAGCCACCGGCCGGACGCCGAGGCGAAGCGGTGCTCCCGGAGAGCGTGAGTTTGTTGGGCGGGGGGTTTCATATTGTGCGACGTGCGACGCCCCATTGTTTGCGAACCTGGATGTGGCGGTAATCGGCGGCGGCAACTCCGCACTGCACGCTATCGAGCAATTGGTTAAGATTGCAAATCATGCCTATGCGATTTCATCTGCGGGGTGGAGCGGCGATCCCGTTCTACAGGAACGCGTTTTAAAGGCGACAAACCTACAGGTCTACAAAGGATATAACCTGGTCGCAATAGAAGGACATGATTTCGTTGAGAAGATAAGAATTAAGTCGAAAAAAACGGAAGAGGAGATCGAGCTGCCGGTCCGGGGTGTCTTCTTTGAAATCGGATCGGAGCCGACATCGATGATAGTTCAAGGTCTTGTTGATGTAGACGATAAACAAGAGATTATCGTAGATTGTAGCAACCGCACAAATGTCGAGGGCCTTTTTGCAGCCGGGGATGTAACGAATGCACCGCAAAAACAAATAATTGTCGCCGCAGGCGAGGGCGCAAAAGCGGCGCTGTCTGCGTATGAATACCTGGTAAGGCTATCTGATTGATCAATGTCACCCATCGACCAAACCGATAGCCTTATGCAAAAATTCTTATGCTGCTTTGGTTACCTCGTGTATACGAGCACGAAGATGTAGAATGCCAGCGTAATGGCAGCTGCTACAAGCAGACTTTTCCAAACAATCGGGTCTTCACGTCGTACAAAGCCCTTAAATCCATCAACAATGCGCATAATATCCATCCTTACCGGAAAGTTACTCAAGTACTCCATTATTATAGCGGTAATGGCAAGCTTTTTGTAGAGTGCTTTATATTGTTCACCATCACATATATAATCTTTTAGCAGGTATGCCATGGTGTATGCATCTGGTATGCTTAGTTGAAGACAGCCGATGCACGCGCTGTGCTTATGTCACACATGCGGATTTCTTAAAAGTAAAATTGTTTTGGAGTTGTTATTGTGTCCGATTATTATAAAACATTGCAGGTTGATCCGGAGGCCTCACCGGAGGTTATAGAAAAAGCGTACAAGGCGCTGTCGCTAAAATACCATCCGGACAAGCAGCCATCCGAAAAGAAAGAAGAGGCGACTCACCGATGGATGCAAATCAGAGAGGCATTTGAGATTCTCTCCGATGCCAAGCGCAGAAGCGAATACGACGTTTCGCGCCGCGAAGAAGCTATCGGCACGTTTCTAAACGAAGGCCTTATCGGATTGTATAAGCGGTATGTAAAATAAGCGTAGGGGAATTAAAGCCCGGAATCGGGGGCTCGGTTTCCGATAAAGCAGACGCGAGAGGACGGAACTTGGGATATAAGCTTGTTGCGCTCGACCTTGACGGAACCCTTCTGGCCAAGGAGAAATATATAGCCGAAAGCACGTCGGAGCGAATTGCCGAAGCGGAAAAACTGGGTGTAAAATTTACGATTGCAACCGGCCGCATGTCGAGGGGCGCATTGCGATACGCCGAACAGCTCGGTATCGATATACCGATTATCACCTATAACGGCGCAGTCACCCGAACAGTCGCCGCTGGTACGGTATGCCGTGAGTACAAAGTGCCGCTTAAAGGCGCCATGCAAGCCATTAATCTGCTAAAAGGTCAGCCGGTCTTACGCTACGCTTTTGTGGACGATGAAGTCTATACCGACACGCCGCATGAATGGACAGACCGCTATGCTGAGCTCCTCGAAGTAGAGATGCAATTCGTCGATGATATTCACGACGCGCTCACAACAGACCCGACCATGCTTGTATTTATGGTGACGGAGCTTAAGGCAGCCGAGCTTACGTATGTGCTGCGAGAACACCTTAACCAAGGTGTGAGAGTTACAAACTCTGCCGAGTGGTTCCTTGATGTCCTGAACGAAGAAGCTTCTAAAGGGTTTGCCCTTAAGTGGCTTGCCGACAGCTTAGGTATTGCTCGTGAAGAAGTCATTGCAATAGGGGACAATAGTAATGACCTCGAGATGATTCAATATGCCGGCCTTGGAGCAGCAGTATCGAACGCAAGCCCGGGGCTGGCCGCAGCCGCCGATTATGTTGCTACCCTTCCAATGTGTGAAGGCGTAGATGAGATTATCG containing:
- a CDS encoding menaquinone biosynthesis protein, producing the protein MLRPRVGHIQFLNCLPLYYGLVQNNVLLDVELIKGTPTELNRMILDGKLDISPMSSIEFCRNHKDLMLMPHLAVAADGEVKSILFVSKVPIEEMDGRPVALTSSSATSQALTRIILRDKYKVSPKYFVCPPDLPEMLMEADGALLIGDDALRVLYDPPKDLYLYDLGIEWKEMTGRKMVFAVWGVRRIFAAENPELVAEVQAAFLKSMEYSINKVDEIAQAAARWEAFDAGFLKEYFMSLKFDLDSAYQQDLMAYATRAYELGFMQEIPKLEFVEGS
- the mqnC gene encoding cyclic dehypoxanthinyl futalosine synthase, with amino-acid sequence MDQYQILGEVVYGRRLTEEEAIYLINEGDLLAIGSAANNIRSRDYPDTVTFIIDRNINYTNICTSKCKFCAFYRDKADPDAYLLSKEEIFMKIEETLALEGTQIMLQGGLNPDLTIDYFEDLFKSIKGRYPIVIHSLGAPEVAYIAEISKIEVDEALTRLHKAGLDSLPGAGAEILVDHYRSAVSPNKVSAKRWLEVMERAHRLGIESTATMMMGGPDTVEDRVEHMSKIRSLQDKTGGFRAFIAWTYQPGYTELGGKTMSSRQYLKTLAVSRLFLDNFDHIQGSWVTQGKDIGQLSLSFGADDLGSIMIEENVVRATGVAYAMSKEEIVGLIQSTGKHAARRNTVYEVIERFD
- a CDS encoding MTAP family purine nucleoside phosphorylase, with product MNHIPNANFAVICGSSTFSIQFPEALNDPGIEILADGLVFETPYGESPVFTLFKLDEKRVLTCKMHGWRSGVTRADASKQVFWVFREAGVTNILAEGGVGAVNHLLNPRDVIIPTDYIDNSMRKDVSLGSDYLLIMRNAVCSDLHEALFESAQKYAMARIFERGIYANTDGRHFESPAEVAVLNQWGADVVGQSICPEVYLAREIGACYAGVYLVVNYAEGIVEDWTHEELAEIFYSESEMVGKILVDALRAASLEPSCECKDLRKQTLLAEES
- a CDS encoding amidohydrolase family protein — encoded protein: MIYTSDIVLPITQNPIRKGAVLVENGLIAAVGERESLLQAHPDEKIKDFGCSILMPGLVNLHGHLECSLFEGLAQPTQFISWLEGIIQAGRRLDQAGWVEAARLGVRKYFEAGITCTADITRSGAGVLAMAEVKMPGIVYMEAVAIDNSNLADAVVDILGQLKSAEMMVQTDTFAIGLSPHSPYTLSEPALKACIEIASTGNLPVTTHLAETQAECELLQNGSGELAVLMGKRLKIDAIERGGYDTTPARYLDRLGVLQPGLIAAHGVWLTAEDLGLLKEKGVCIAACPTSNELLGTGKASISQFFEQGLEFGIGTDSAASNPQLDLFDEARKMYRLYKEQTGGDERLTAQHIIHKLTINAAQALGLADKLGSIEPGKRADFIGVDCAGAVNAGNDVYAFILEHTSKAQVNNTVLGGNLVYTRS
- a CDS encoding BON domain-containing protein; amino-acid sequence: MVGEGIVNDVLRALANDTRIDEALITAESDEPGVIILSGQVDTYNEKIIAEEIAGRVRGVRDVIDNIAVVPPVVRSDSEIAESIRTNLKLDAWVEWPRVDVEVIDGVAFLRGTTISPVEKQEAENDARWAAGVIDVVNHLIVKPEMKIADAEVARDVRAALIKNTRLDLTEMEVDVSDGVVTLTGEVPNFTQKRIAEFVAFSVPGVVDVVNELHAHGIQRRVA
- a CDS encoding glutaredoxin family protein, yielding MLKRYLDERGVKYEEIDLAADPEKVSELVEVSGQLGVPVTVINRQVIVGFDRGSIDSALAA
- a CDS encoding FAD-dependent oxidoreductase yields the protein MRDLAIIGAGPAGMTAAVYAARKKIDVVLTTKDIGGMAAWSSGIENYMGYNLISGPELMAKFEDQVAEFGIPIEYKQVDKITKEDNFFNIHTIEGDALEAKSIIIATGRTPRRSGAPGEREFVGRGVSYCATCDAPLFANLDVAVIGGGNSALHAIEQLVKIANHAYAISSAGWSGDPVLQERVLKATNLQVYKGYNLVAIEGHDFVEKIRIKSKKTEEEIELPVRGVFFEIGSEPTSMIVQGLVDVDDKQEIIVDCSNRTNVEGLFAAGDVTNAPQKQIIVAAGEGAKAALSAYEYLVRLSD
- a CDS encoding J domain-containing protein, whose protein sequence is MSDYYKTLQVDPEASPEVIEKAYKALSLKYHPDKQPSEKKEEATHRWMQIREAFEILSDAKRRSEYDVSRREEAIGTFLNEGLIGLYKRYVK
- a CDS encoding Cof-type HAD-IIB family hydrolase; translated protein: MGYKLVALDLDGTLLAKEKYIAESTSERIAEAEKLGVKFTIATGRMSRGALRYAEQLGIDIPIITYNGAVTRTVAAGTVCREYKVPLKGAMQAINLLKGQPVLRYAFVDDEVYTDTPHEWTDRYAELLEVEMQFVDDIHDALTTDPTMLVFMVTELKAAELTYVLREHLNQGVRVTNSAEWFLDVLNEEASKGFALKWLADSLGIAREEVIAIGDNSNDLEMIQYAGLGAAVSNASPGLAAAADYVATLPMCEGVDEIIDKFVLGSAAPEDDRGSALIQNPFL